Part of the Lolium rigidum isolate FL_2022 chromosome 6, APGP_CSIRO_Lrig_0.1, whole genome shotgun sequence genome, ttacagttgccatcatttcatgcatcattttatgtcactgtatgagtcactacacatacctcactagtatttagactgtccgtgtgttcaccatggttctcatcattttgatcgtctgtgtgttcgctatggttgtcaacattatcaaattcatcgtacgcaatctgcataaattatgacatgaggaaccatatataatttgatgatgctggactgctggtaatcgaaatgaaaaatagtggctcacatcaaactcatcttcgctccagccggcttcgtgctgcaaATTATCCTCCATTTCGAGTCATCGGAATTATAGccgacgtactcgttttgttcctcaatcataccagatatagagttctccatattccgtagtattggaccataattagaattgaaaaaccggcagaattgcgtcctcttactatgctacaagatgaagtcatggtacctgtaattttaaaccctagcggggaagatgccgagccggtggcgcgcctttccaaggtcgtcgatctgcggggggcttcgcgcgcggtcggcggcgtcggcgtgcgaaacaaccaccggcggcgacggacgtgccggcaacaaccgccgacggccgggccggcaacaaccgcttgcGTTCAACCTAGCGACGGCGTGGAACAGCTCGATCAGATCTCCGAGTACGTGCcgatgaaaacgatgcatgcaatgggagctaatcacggtgattagcttagcacgtgggacccacccacgtggggtcgtccgtatagatacgcccaagccctgtatacccatacgagtcttgcactgggcttggatatgggtttcggcgggcagcacaaaaaaaacaaaatcgggaccaccgtaccccttcggtgataagtcgcgagtttggagagggtgcgcaccgaagcacacctctCGAGAGTAGCCCAAATTTATTGGGTAGCTAGATCCAAGTGATCTACGCTAGCTTCATTCATCCTGGCAATCAAAGAGCCAGATGAAATAGTGTCACGATCACCATCAATCATGTCCTATCGAGTAGGATACCGTGGTTGCATTGCTGTCTGATGTTAAATGTTACAACTAAATGGAGCCGTAGGCCCTTGATCGAGCGAAATGACAACCGCTATGCATAATGCAACCGATCTTTATGTTATTTCAGCACCGATCTTTATTTGAGTATATTAATGCTTCATGACAAACGACAGGTGAGTATATTTGCTGAGTTTCTGTGAATatgtgggagtgatgttttggtacatgggagcgtatgctccctttattttgaaatacatgttagatacattttaaaatgtcaaaaaaattgaaacaaaaatttcgcgtacatcttcatgtgctacgtgctcacaaagtcgtttcatgaaaaatcgacatgtcatgtggggtatgtaaaaaagacaaaattcggtgctgaaatgaagacttgtcacaagataaattttctctttttcatatAGACTACAAAAAAatttcattttttcgtgaaacttgacgaatacatatatattatggagatgtacatgtaaaattttttatcaaaattttttaacacttgaaaatatatttttatggtagagggatcatacgcacccgggagccgaattgagtttctgaataTTCTGACCCTATATGGCTATATCTAGACAACATCTTAAGATATCGAAGTAGCTAAACATTTGACGTTTCTTATGAAATAATGTCGGTTGCCCTCATGTCCTGAGAAGATACAAGATCATCAAGACTTGACATGCATGCCTCTACTCGGTATGTTATTTGGTTTGAGCCTTCCATCACTAACAAATACTCTAGTATGTGGTTAGTTCATGTAAATTTATTTTGTGTTAATAATAAATAGTATATAATTTTACACAATCAAATTTAAATTTCATTTCGTGTGTAGCAAATGTTGTAACTTCAGGCCCATCATGAATTTCTTTGAGAAAATACGTCCTAATGCCTTGTTTGACACTAGAGTGTTGGGTGAAATCTGTGCCATCACCTAAACCTACAAAACCTCATCCACAGTACACTAGGTAGAGACAGAGTATTAAGGATTTAAAATACACTAAAATTTAGGGAAAATAATGGGGATAAGTGaagattaaactcgctcatactctacTAAAAAGAaaaactcgctcatactctagcaccaaacatgcatttAGAATAAGTGAGGATTTAAAATTTGATGAAAATTATCACCACTAAAACTATAGTGCCAAACAAGGgctaagagagtgtttgagatcgTTGCTAAAGCGCCGTAGAAACTTTGAGAAAATATTGTCCATTTAACGCATGGTTATGCATCATTTGCGGACTTTCGCGGCCTCGTCAAACTCCCTCTCGAGCTGCCACCCAGACTTGTAGTCACCTCTGTCGTGCATGAACTTGCAGGCATCGCCGTAGCCACAGTACCCCGTCTGCTTGTAGTCCTTGCAGATGCCGGGCTGGTAGTCGATCTGCGTGGAGTTGCGTATGTACGCCGGCGCCCGCAGCGGGCCGTGCGCGCCAGCGGCCTTCTCTCCGGACACCGTGTGCTCCCGCCGGAATCCAGCCTTGTGATCCGTGTACCCGTTGATCCCCTTGTAGACATCCccggaggaggagccggaggcggTGGGGTCGTTCTTGACGGACGCCTCGGCCTGCTTGAGCTGTCGCTCGCGGATGGCGCGCGCGTCGCGGTCGTACGCCGTCTCCGTCTCGAGCGTCGCGGTGGCGCGGTTGTCGGTGGAGGACTGGATTGTCCTGGACGACTCGAACTGGAACCGGCGGGGCTCGCAGGAGTTGACGGCGGATGAGAAGAAGAGCTTGCTGGTAGTAGACGGCGGCTTCCTAGAGCGCGTCGCCGCGATGACGCCCGAATCGTCGTCGCGGCCTTCTTCGTCATCGGAGCCGGCAGACGCGGCGGGACGCTTCCGAATATTCTTCGGTGGCTTCCGGATAAAGTTACACACCGGCGCGGCGCCGGGCTCGCTGACGCCGCCGTCGGACATGGGGATGGGTAGGGTTCGGGGATTCCTGGGTATCAATTGGAAAAGATGTTGGCCCAGCCCCAATGCGCCCTGTACTTCggacgtactccctccgttcctttttaattgactcgaatttagtacaaatttgtactaaatccaagtcaattaaaaaggaacgaagGGAGTAGACGATAATCTGCGGCGACACGACGGACGTACACGACCGATCCACAGAGTTGCACACGTATTGCAAAAAGATAGCAGCTAGATTGGATGTATCGCACCTCTGATATTTTCGAAAAAGGAGCTAGATTGGATGTATCGAACCTCTGATATTTTCGTATTGATTCTTCACACGGTTGGTTCATACAAAGTATACTTGTATTTATACCTGGCAAGCAACTACCAACACGAGCCGACTCGGTGATGTCCCAGCGTCCAACACGGCATAGAACACGGCACGCAGCACCGGTTATAAAGCTGGTTTAAACTCAAGCTAGAAACGAACATAGACTACACGTATACTCCATCTGCGAATCCGTTTACAAATAAATGGACGTTTAGGTTTAATGATTATATAAAAAAAGTATAGGAGTACTAGGCATGTCACCAATTAGGAGGGTAGTTGTAcctccagcccaccagagttcaaatccaagTTTGACATCTGTGTATCTCATAAAGACGAAATATTCTTTCAGTATTCACATTGACAATAGTTTCTTGAAACCTATCAACATCCTTGACTAGGGTTTTTGAGTTGAGATAAATAGTTCTAAGTACTCACATTATACTATAAATTAGTTAGCAAATAGCAACTTTAGTTGGGAAAACGTTAGCCCAAGTTCAAACAACAACTTAAATTAGAAAACCACTAGCACAAATATATTAGAAAATAAAACACATAAACTTTGATTATAATATAGTTAGCACCTATAATTCTGAAAATATTATTATAAGTACAATTATTAACTTCAGTCACTGTATAGTACAGTAGAAAACAAAAGCATAATAAGCTTATTAGCATGATTTATTGGACAATTCAATTAGTAGGATGATTTATTTACCAAGATAATTTAATTCGCAAGAGGGGCAACGGTTAATTTAGGAACATAGAAATCTTTGTAATAGCCACTAGCGGATTCAAATATTCGCAAGAGGGACAACGGTTAATTTAGTAACATAGCAATCTTTGCAATAGCCACTAGCGGACAGTCATAATGCTCAACTAGTAGTCGCCATGAGGTTGTTTGGGGTCAGGGACCATGGACGAATCCAACAGGGTGGAAGTGGGGCTAGGACCACCCTAAAAATTTGGTCCAATAATCCTACTATATAATATATATTtgaaaaaaatacagaaaatgaTATCTCTAGGCCTAGCCCAGCTGCCCAGGAAGCAAAAGACGACGCTAGTCCATATCGATgcggtttttattttctttcagtAATCGTGTGCTGCTGTTCTCTCGATCCCCAAATCTGCCCTAGCCGCAAGTCCCGATACTGCAGTTTCGATCAGAAGTGTTTCGGTTTGATCGAGCAAGTGGACGATTGGAAGCAGCGAAAAAGCGAGCAGGCAACGCTGCAGATTACTACTAAAAGAGAGAAGAGCAAGGGAACAGAATGGTCGCGCGCGTAGGCACGACCAACGGCCAGCCCCATACGCAAGTTTCGTCCGCGATTCTCTAATCAGTCTAGCTCTTTACTTCTTTGGAGTTGCAAGTTTTAAATATTATTACCTCATTCGTATTACACTAAAAAAGCATTGTCCCTGAAGAAGAAGCATTCATGTAATATTACTGTATGCGTATTTTAGATATTTTATATGTAATCATTGAATTGTATGATGCTTGTGAGACCTTATAAATATATTTCTGTTGTTCTTATATACCCATACAATTGTATGGTTATTTTTATGGTATTGAAAAAAAATTGTGTCTAGTTGCCCCACCCTAACGCAAAATCCTAGATTCGCCACTGTCAGGGACCATGTTGTGGCCACGAGCGAATTAGTAATCGTTGTCCTCCACTCTAGGCAGTGGATCCTCCATATCAAACGAGGCATCCAATTACGTAGACAATGGATCCTAGAGGGCCGCATCACCTACGGATCAGGAAGTAAGGCGAAGAGATCTCTTCCCACGCCAATTATGGCCTCGCCCTCACCATTTTATCTCGCACTGCCATATCCTCTAGTCTCCTACTTTTCACTACTCCTTCGATGTCCGCCTCCTCCTCACCCTCATCCTTTCGTACCATGTGTGTCGCGTGGCCCGacctcctcctatcatcatgtCGTGTAGTGGTAAACTTCTCTGCTCCTCCAATATTTTCGCCTCACTTTTTTCTTCACCTCCTTCCAAGACGCCCTTTGGGCCAAATCTAGAGAAGGATGAAGTGATGACATCTCTAACAATGTGCACATGTCAGTTTGTGTGGGTGGGTGTGTATGCTCTAAGAGAGagtggagagggagagggagagggagagagagaaaacAAGACATATGAGTACCTGTGGGAGAGATGTGGTTAAGGTTTTCTAAAACAGGTATGGGCTTATATAATGCTCATGAACATTTCACACGGTTgttgtgtactccctccgttagggATTATAAGGTCTATAAGGTTTTTAAAATTGTTAGACAATATAAGGAATTTCCTCTCTCACACAATGTATGTtctcctttctctctctcttATCTCATGCGTGTAAAACTATAGATTCATGCAGTAATTAATGAAGAAAATTATTGATTTTCTCGGTCTTAGCGAATTGGCCCTGGGGATTTATAATCCCTAACAAGGTAGTACTACACTCACATCGCAAAAACAACTCAAGACCAAAGGGGAAAATAACGCGATATAACATTTTAGAGAAACATACACTGTGCTATATCCAATTTTTTTGCTACCTCGCTACAGACGCGATATAGTGGTAAATCGCGATAGATGTTTGACATTTGGCGTTGGCATTTTTGGTGGCAGCCTAAAATGGAGTCATATTTAAGTGCCAATTTTAATTTTTCTATACAGGGAAAAAGCTTTGCTCCAATCTAGGTTTCACGGCATTTTTTTAGATGGCAGTTGCTAGGTTATAGCGCCGTTGTTGCCAGGTTATTAGTTAACAATTACCAGATAATTTTTATATGTGTTTTTCCGTAGAGAAATGATCTACATATTTAGAGATCATATATTCGATCAACtctaatttttatttaaaaatatgtTAACTTCTAACCTGTTAACCAACTATGGCTAACATGGTGACAAAGTGACTGTAATCTGGCAACTACGttataaaaaaaaaatctcaaaagatatcaacaggagatctagtttcgaagatcttaTCGTGAAAAAGCTAACCGTGAAAAGTAATCTAAATTTTAACTTACGGTTCAAGAGATAAAATATTTTAAAGTTtgaaaaacaaaaggaaaccTCCGTGGAGTTGGGATGTATGCATGCAATTGACATATTCCCTACGGAATGCTAATCTGGGTCACGTGCCTTAGAGAGCACAATCCATTAAAGATAGTACATCGCTGCATGAAAAAAGCTGTTGTGTCATTGCAGTTAATGATAATAAATCATAATAATACTAGTCATAACGGATAGTATTATATAAtaatatcatgcatatgatagtaTGATAACATCTTCATAATGCATGCCATCATGTAGTAGTTTCATATGGTTATTATATTTATCATTTTGCAAAATATCAAAACAAAGATAGTGCATAAATCTATTTGACATTATTTattatctaataatattaattatgAGATGGTATCCACCTATGTGACTCTAATCATTTCTCTTTCTTAATTAGTTGCCATATCAATTTTTTTTGTGAGGCTGTGTTGCATGATAGCGGTTAGATACCGACACCATAGGTAACTTGACAATTAGATACCGTACAatagcacgtagaactagaaaaattaatatcaAATAGATCTGGAACATAATGTTTCATTGAGATTCTAtaaatcaataaatataataaaaataTGATACAATGCATTATAGAAATAGTATTACATATTCATATCATACGCGGACATTTGCCTCTCTGGCAACACATAACCCATTTTTTGAACAATTCAGAAATAGTGTTCTGAAGTTTCAAAAAGATAAAAACTATTTAACATTAACTTTGGTTGAGGTCTCCGGCAATGTtggtctttttcttttgttttgctaCATACCGGCAAATGCGAGGGTTTTTTCGTTACATAGAAGCAAAAGTGATATTTGCAGTATTTATGTGGAAGTTGTTTTTTCTACGATAGCGTAATTTTTTTTTGCCCCAGACAAAATTTATTTATGCTTTATGAAAGTAAAGGAAGATTAGGAGGCTAAGTGGAGCACTTGTTGCGCTCTGAATCAGAGGGACCGAGGGTTTGATTCTGAATAGAGCTACAAACGAGCAGAGTTTGAGCGAGTTAGACTTAACTTAGCTCAACTTATACAAATATTAGAGGGAGGTCATACTGAATCGAGCTAAAGGTCAAGCTGGAAAAGTTGGTTCATGTACTTAGCTTGTAACAATCGTCGATCTGGAGCTATTTTTGAGctaagaaaaataataaattttCAATTTATCTTGCATATAGAAGGTTCGAAAATAACATCCACAATATATAGAATGAATAAATTAACCTTCTATATTCTCTTAATCAAATTACAAAGAATAAATCGCATCCACAACAATAAGATAATAAATTGTTACATGTACTTCCATTATATAACAAAATTATTGCACACGGTTCGAGTTGTCGAACTCAATCGAGCGAGCTAGTGTTGGCTCAAGATCAACTCGTGTTCCAATTGAGCTATATAAGACACTCATACTCGGGTCATTTGTTTTTGCGTCGATCTCGAGCCGAGCTAAAAAACGAGTCGATCTCGAGCCGCTCAGAGGTCTCAAGCTTTTCTTGTAGCCCTTAGGTCGATTATTTCTTGTAGCTCAGGGGGCGGTTGGGGAGTACTACTATAAGACAATTTAGGAAAAAAAAATTGTTGCTTCTTTTGGGGCCTAAATTTGGATGCCACACCGGTTAGGACTTAGACCCTGGATCATCAAGGTAGGGTGCAACGTGGAATAGCTGGCTGGCGTCCAAAATTAAAACACGATGGAAAATCCATCGCGCGCCTGCGGCGTGCAAGTAGTAATCAGAGTCAGGAAGGAATTAATCGGGCTTGCGCGGCCTTGATTGCGCATCGAATAATTTCCCGAGGTATGCACGCCCAGCGGGCTGGAGCTTGACCCGTATCCGTCCCCAACCGCCCCCATTGAAAACCTCTGTAAACGAAAGCTTCACAACAGTATTCTACTCCGACTCCGCGCCTGTCACTCACGCTGCCTCCGTGACCTCTGCCGCTATATACTCGCGTCGCAGATTGCTCGGTATCATTGTTGTTGTCTCCTCTCCCGCGCGCGCACGGCACCCCCCGCTACATCGTTCTTCGCCGTCGTCGGCGAACCAAGAGGTCCTCTCGCCGCCGGCCGACGATCGACGGGGTGGGGGATCGTGCACGATGGAAGACTTCGTCGTGAGCTACGTGGTGACCGGGCTGGCCTTCTGGTCGACGGCGTTCCTGGTGATGCGGGCGCTGATGCCGAAGCGGTCGTACGAGTTCTGCAACCGCGCCGTGTCCACCatgcacgccgtcgccgccgtcggcatGTCCTGCCTCTCCGTCGCGGACTGGTCCTGCCCCGTCTGCCCGCTCAACGCCCCTCCTCCCAGCGCCAGGTAACCCTCCATCGATCTCGCGGTGATCCGTGATACACGCCGGCCCGTGCATGCAGCAACTGACCCGTGCATGACATAATCTCGcgctcgcgcgcgcgcgcggctgcTGCAGATGAAGTCGCTGGCGGTGACGCTGTCGTACATGATCTACGACGCGGCGTGCTGCCACCTCAACGGCGACGTGCGGCTCGACAACACCGTGCACCACCTCGTCAGCATCGTCGGCATCGGCGCAGGCCTCGCGTACCAGAGGTGCGGGACGGAGATGATGGCCTGCATGTTCATCACTGAGATCTCCAGCCCGCTGCTGCACCTCAGGGAGATGCTCAAGGAGCTCGGCGTCAAGGACACCGACCTCAACCTCACCGTCGACGTACGTATATGTCGACCTCTCCCCTTCTTCCTCGCTCTTTCTTCGCCGGCCGTGAATTAACTGTTTCCCTCTCCTCTCCATGCTTGTGTCTGTAGATTCTGTTTGCGGCGACCTTCTCGGTGGCACGGATGGTGGGAGGGCCGTACCTAACCTATGTCACCCTGACGACAGATTACCCGATCCTCATCAAGGTATTTTGTACCCATATACAGTACATTATCTCGCAACCAATCTCAACTACCTCTCCACTATTTCCTCTCCTGCATGTATAAATGCTTGGAGCTTTTCTCTATTTTTCCAGGCCATGGCGGCGGGCTTGCAACTGGTGAGCGCCTACTGGTTCCTCAGGATCCTACGGATGGTCAGGTACAAGCTCGGGAAGAAGCGACCTGCAGCGGCGCCCAAAGTCGCCGACAACTGATCCATCGATGCACATATGGAGTATGTTGCTTGAAACCTTGAGCGATTCTCCTCTGGCCTCTGGGGGGGAAAGGATCGGATCGTGGGCCTGTACCATACCAATTGTCAtcgatgcatatacatatatacTGTAGCAATTCAATTTGACTGTCGTCTCGTGCGTGCAGAAACAACAACAGTTTACGATCACTGCTTTGCCTCCTGACTCATCACTGGCGTATATATGATTTCAAACCGTACGCTTTCTTCTGTGGTTACACATGCTGCGtttgctctttttttttcttcgaaataggctttcgccccgctttataaataaagcaaccacacCATACAACAGTTCAAGCAAACAAAAGAAAAACGCTGGGGCAACAGCACAAACATGCCCAACACAAGGAAAAGATACAAAGGAAGCCAGGGCCAGGGGCACATCGACACAACGATAGCACCCCAAAACCATAGCACCCTCCAGAATTGTCCCACCACGCGGCAAGCACCCCGGATCACCAAGTACCAaggcagcaccttcaagaaggaatgcGACGTCGAtacgacgctgctgcccggaccaaaatggacctagggtttccctcgGTACTTGGGGAGGAATGGAGATGGGGTATCCTcaacgcccttcaagaaggagTGGTGACACCAAAATGGACCTAGCGTTTGCTCATTCTCGGAACCTAATTCACCTCCATCATAaatgtaaagagaaacaacaccataataccattgtctcatgctATCGATCATACCTACATTGATTAGTCATGCAGGAGTGACAGTATCTCTCAATACATCGCTGAATTCAATCTGACTGATGGCTCAAGATAAGTTGGAGAGTACTTGAGATAATTTATGTATTTCGCTATTTCGAATACCTAAACTCCAGTGGTGCTAATTTGCTATtcccaggtgcatatgctccctccccCTCAAATACATATTTCTGATTGTCAAAAAGTTCCAATATAAATTTCGCATATACACCTTGACAATGTATGTGTGTTCATACATTTTCGCAAAAATCCGATATTTTTTCTGATCGATGTAAAAAAGACATATGTCTCACAAGAATTCTTATTTTTACCATGAAATTTTATCCTTTTTTACCCAGCCCAAATGACAAGTCTTTTTTTCAGGGAAAGCCTGTATGCACATGCAGCATGTGAAGTTGTACAAGTGaattttttatttgatttttttaacatttcaaattatatcaaagatgcatttcaaaacaaAAGGTACTATATGCACCCAAGAGCTAAAACATCACCCCGATGAAGTAAGCGCGTACATAAATCTCGATAAGACATAACAACTCGCGTACTCTAAATACTCCAACATCAACAAAACTAACTCAACTCTAACCTTAAGAACGATGATTAAAATTGGTTGTCCCTTCTTATCATCCTCCACCCTCGCACGGAACAGTTTATCAACAGCTTAATTATTTTAATTGTTGATGTGGCTATTGTTGACTGAGATGTGCCAAAAAACAAATTGAATCCATCTAACCATATCCATGTACCTTGATGTTGCTCACCAGTCTAGGAAATCAGCCAACCAATCAGGACATGCTAATAATAAGTGTAGTCAACTTAACAAAGAAGAAAACATGCAAGCCAAATAATTTTTAGTCTCAGACTAAGTTATATAACAAGTGTAGACTAACGGGAATTTTTTGgacattggtac contains:
- the LOC124660372 gene encoding zinc finger CCCH domain-containing protein 15-like — translated: MSDGGVSEPGAAPVCNFIRKPPKNIRKRPAASAGSDDEEGRDDDSGVIAATRSRKPPSTTSKLFFSSAVNSCEPRRFQFESSRTIQSSTDNRATATLETETAYDRDARAIRERQLKQAEASVKNDPTASGSSSGDVYKGINGYTDHKAGFRREHTVSGEKAAGAHGPLRAPAYIRNSTQIDYQPGICKDYKQTGYCGYGDACKFMHDRGDYKSGWQLEREFDEAAKVRK
- the LOC124666032 gene encoding TLC domain-containing protein 5-like → MEDFVVSYVVTGLAFWSTAFLVMRALMPKRSYEFCNRAVSTMHAVAAVGMSCLSVADWSCPVCPLNAPPPSMKSLAVTLSYMIYDAACCHLNGDVRLDNTVHHLVSIVGIGAGLAYQRCGTEMMACMFITEISSPLLHLREMLKELGVKDTDLNLTVDILFAATFSVARMVGGPYLTYVTLTTDYPILIKAMAAGLQLVSAYWFLRILRMVRYKLGKKRPAAAPKVADN